A window from Drosophila subobscura isolate 14011-0131.10 chromosome O, UCBerk_Dsub_1.0, whole genome shotgun sequence encodes these proteins:
- the LOC117896596 gene encoding uncharacterized protein LOC117896596 encodes MKSHILEEEFVIPKFPLLPVPLIKYETIHNLDCNRDLRVSLPQAMVKVKNAAGGDGPKAPTAGTRLFQSIGAEEASSEPEEIKYKWSSPRLMILCEDGDINCALHYLMESIHDPFAPNAVATLLLQESMLEEFVERLQDRLQELRPEIANHPVYLTTLSRVEQLKANTIVSSAETVPRNASPMMVFDFSHNYLGDGPTGVITLHTFRTIKDALQLQAREPLSFTSVSIWNEKLGAAYELVARLNFEIFLLNCFYVNLDPIGPAFVSNMNSAKVSQDYHYESLTFNKKRKVVVHPVATTWGQKAKELQPPQPRSFNVVLL; translated from the coding sequence atgaaaagtcATATTTTGGAGGAGGAGTTTGTCATACCAAAATTTCCCCTGCTGCCCGTGCCACTCATCAAGTATGAAACAATACACAATTTGGACTGCAACAGGGATCTGAGAGTGAGTTTGCCACAAGCCATGGTAAAAGTGAAGAATGCTGCAGGAGGCGATGGTCCAAAGGCACCAACTGCTGGCACTCGGCTGTTTCAAAGCATTGGAGCGGAAGAGGCATCGTCGGAGCCAGAGgaaatcaaatacaaatggaGCTCGCCGCGTCTGATGATCCTTTGCGAGGATGGGGACATTAATTGTGCGTTGCACTATCTGATGGAGTCCATTCACGATCCGTTTGCGCCCAATGCGgtggccacgctgctgctgcaggagtcCATGCTGGAGGAGTTTGTGGAACGACTGCAGGATCGCTTGCAGGAGCTGCGCCCCGAGATAGCCAATCATCCTGTGTACCTGACAACTCTGTCCAGAGTCGAACAACTAAAGGCCAACACGATTGTGTCCTCCGCGGAGACGGTTCCCCGGAATGCCTCGCCCATGATGGTCTTTGATTTCAGTCACAATTACCTTGGGGATGGACCCACAGGGGTCATCACCCTGCACACCTTTCGCACCATCAAGGACGCCCTTCAGCTGCAGGCGCGGGAGCCGCTGTCCTTCACTTCGGTGAGCATTTGGAATGAGAAGCTGGGAGCCGCCTACGAGCTGGTGGCACGCCTCAATTTCGAGATCTTTCTGCTCAACTGCTTCTACGTGAATCTGGATCCCATCGGGCCGGCATTTGTGAGCAACATGAACTCTGCGAAGGTCTCCCAGGACTACCACTACGAATCGCTGACATTCAACAAGAAGCGCAAGGTGGTTGTCCATCCAGTGGCCACCACCTGGGGCCAGAAGGCCAAGGAGttgcagccgccacagccgcgATCTTTCAATGTGGTCTTACTGTAG